The nucleotide sequence AAGACATCCAGATAAAAGTGATTGCCTTTATGATAAGGACGATCACTGGGATAGAAATTATGCCAGTCTTTGTTGTAGACAGGAATTCTCCTGTTTTCCGGATAGCGGTAGTAGAGGTTATCGTAGCTACCCTGTGGTCTCTGGAAGTTCTGGGGATAATACACGTAAGGGTAGTGGTAAAAACGATTCCAGTCAGTTGGTTGTCCACGACCAGCCGCCAAAGCGTCGGAAGGCGAAAAAGTAGACGTGGCCAACCCAACCACAAACAGGAACAACCCTGCGAGCATGAGACGCCGCACCATCATAGTTCTCTCCTTGCCAGTCAGTAGAATAAAGCGATCAGTCCAGACTGGACTGTCCTTAGAAAATCAACAGAGGGAATTCCTGAAGTAACAGGACTCCACTGTATTCATCGGCCTGGAGAGCGGCGTCACAACAGGAAACTTCTGCATAAACGGATTAATCGTCGTAATTCAACCTGATCACGCGTATCAGGATTACGATTTATCGTTCATTCGGTCCTAAACGAGCCAGGCCGTTGAGATACCTTCCATGATCCAGCGGTCCAGAATATTGAACAGTGCTGAATCCTGTGTCGCTTCTGATTTCAGAGAATTGACCGTTTGAATGCCTGCCCCCGTGGTTTCCCACATGCGGCTCAACCATTGTGCAGAATGCTTGCTGTCTGAATGACTGGAAGAGCGACGGTCAAGTAATACCCGATTTCCCTTCAGACTGGCGCCGGATGCTTTCTGGAAATCTTTATCACTGAAACTACCGTTCAACAGTGCGGCGCCGGCGAAAAAATGAGGTGCTTTCAATAACAGTTTCGTGGCGATGGAACAGCCATTTCCCGTCCCCGCCAGATAGATTCGATCTTCATGAATATTCAGTACCTTACTCAGTTCCAGGACTGTTTTCTGAATACTTTCCATGAACCGGGCGGCAAACAGATGACTGTCGGGCCAGTGATATCCGTTTTCCGGTGCTGCAGGATCGATCGCAGGAGCACGAAAGGAGAGCCCCAGGTAATTCCGCATGCTGATTTGAGGCATGATTTGATGCAGATCATGCTCGGAACCCCCTTCAGTATGCAGCCAGATCACCAGGGGATAGGCATAACCCGGCTCATAATGCTCGGGGCGAAACAGTGAAATATGTTTGAGAGGCAGTTGTACCTGTGATTCGGTACTGTCCTGCATACCCAGGATCCGATTTTCAGACGGTGACTGCAGATAATCGGTTTTCTCTGCATTCATTACCTGTTCAATCCATTTAAGACGCTGCGTAAAATCCATTGTCAGTCTGCTTTCGAAGAGTCAATCAGGGGGTAGTCTTAAATGTGGGGGACGTTACGGTTTTATTTCTGGGCGGCCAGTTCCATTTTTGAGGCAGGACTTTTACCGTTCGGGCTGGTTGCACCATAAACGGGAAGGTCAATGGCTGAAGCCACTTCGCTCATCGGGAAGTATTTACCCGGGCAGGCAGTCGCTTTGACATCGCGGTGCCCCTGTACGTGATCACTGTTAATGTTGTATTCCGCTTTGAGAACACCCACCAGTTTTTTTACAGCAGCCAGCTGCGCCTCGGAAGGGGGTTCATTTTCGAAGTTACCAACCAGGCAGATACCAATACCGTGCTGGTTATATTTGTTATTTCCAGCATGGGCACCATGCATTTGCTCGCGCCAACGGAACGTGGATTCGATCGCACCGTCAGGCATGCCGTTCCCGTTCCCGATCACAAAGTGATAACCAATGCCCAGCCAGGAGTTACCCGATTTGTCTTTTTTCTTACTGTGCAACTCATGGATACTTTCCACACTTCCCGTCGAGGAGGCGGTATGATGAATCACAATGTATTCCCAGTCGCGAACTTCCGCTTCTGGCTTCCAGGGGTTTGGTGGATCAATCGCCAATGGCTCAACAGCAATAGTAGGAGGTGTGGTAAATAATGGTGCACCGGGCACAGGTTTCGCAACCTGGGGCGAGTACTGGGGGGCCGGCGTAGGAGAATTAATCGCCACGGGAGGTAAGGAGTTCCGCTGAGTGCATCCTGAGATTTCAATGGCCGGCAACAACGCGACGCAACACATTATGATGCCCTTCATATTGCTGCCCTCCCTGACAGCGAACCTGCAGATCAACTCATTTGAAAAAATGGAAACGTAATAATTTAAATCTGGATGATAGCGACTTTAAGTCGGGACTGTAATTCCGAGCCCATTTTCTGTCAATGCGGGGAGTACTGGTGCTTTGAGCGGTAAGCAAACAGAATGTCAAAAACTTGAATCCGATCACTCAGAAATTAGAAAATACTCCTTATTTCCCCTAAACACGGGACGCAACCTCAACCCGTTTAAACCATCTTATCTATTTTGCGCAACAGACACGATTTTGAGCAAAAAATCAAGTTCAGGAGCTTATCACTTAATCGGGCCTCTCATGCAGCCGAGAGGCCATGCAAAGGATCGCGACATTGCCACTGTAACTATCAGGGATGACAGGCCTTACCGTGTCATTCCATGGCTGCCGGGATTGACGTCAATGAAATAGGCTGACTCGGTCCAGTGCTTAAACCAGACATGCAGCTGCCCAGCCAGTTTCTCTGAATCCATGAGCCCTGCGTCTGCGAATTCGTAGATCGCCTCACCGATTTTCAGTCCCTGCTGCAGACGGGAAAGCAGGAAAAACTCTGCCTCTGAAATCGCAGCACGACGCACAATATAATTCCGGCGTGTGATCGCCAGGTATGTGTTAGTGGGATCCGGAATAGCAGGACTTTCTCCACGTTTTGTACTGGAAATATATTCCTGCACAGGGAACTGAAACTTCATCAGCCGAAAACAGGGGGCCATCTGCAAGGACAGCTCGGGCCACAATTCTGGAGGGATCGTATTCAGAGTCTCCGCTGTCAGCAGTTCCTGCTTTTCGATTCCGGGCCCATCAAATACTTCACTATAAACGCGTTCCAGTGTCGCCAGTTCGATCAGAAAATCAGTCCACTCGGGTGTGCCTGCATTCGATTCCGGTTCTGGTCGACTCTCCTGTAAAAACTGAGGAAACCGGGCCCCCAGTTCTCCGAGTGTATAACTGGCAGGATGATATTTTTGCAGATATTCCATACTGAACGCACCAAAGGCTGCTGTTCCCATCGCTGTCACCAGAGCTGCATATTCTTCACTGAGACACTCCAGCAGCCGTGCATAATAAGCATTGGCATAAATGCCGATGCGTTCATAACTCGTCTGCTGACTGG is from Gimesia maris and encodes:
- a CDS encoding HvfC/BufC N-terminal domain-containing protein; protein product: MNRQERQLDQIQRWMQTVISAPGGVESGIASEAAQREIPLTDDQLESVITRSSQQTSYERIGIYANAYYARLLECLSEEYAALVTAMGTAAFGAFSMEYLQKYHPASYTLGELGARFPQFLQESRPEPESNAGTPEWTDFLIELATLERVYSEVFDGPGIEKQELLTAETLNTIPPELWPELSLQMAPCFRLMKFQFPVQEYISSTKRGESPAIPDPTNTYLAITRRNYIVRRAAISEAEFFLLSRLQQGLKIGEAIYEFADAGLMDSEKLAGQLHVWFKHWTESAYFIDVNPGSHGMTR
- a CDS encoding peptidoglycan recognition protein family protein; the encoded protein is MKGIIMCCVALLPAIEISGCTQRNSLPPVAINSPTPAPQYSPQVAKPVPGAPLFTTPPTIAVEPLAIDPPNPWKPEAEVRDWEYIVIHHTASSTGSVESIHELHSKKKDKSGNSWLGIGYHFVIGNGNGMPDGAIESTFRWREQMHGAHAGNNKYNQHGIGICLVGNFENEPPSEAQLAAVKKLVGVLKAEYNINSDHVQGHRDVKATACPGKYFPMSEVASAIDLPVYGATSPNGKSPASKMELAAQK
- a CDS encoding alpha/beta hydrolase — protein: MDFTQRLKWIEQVMNAEKTDYLQSPSENRILGMQDSTESQVQLPLKHISLFRPEHYEPGYAYPLVIWLHTEGGSEHDLHQIMPQISMRNYLGLSFRAPAIDPAAPENGYHWPDSHLFAARFMESIQKTVLELSKVLNIHEDRIYLAGTGNGCSIATKLLLKAPHFFAGAALLNGSFSDKDFQKASGASLKGNRVLLDRRSSSHSDSKHSAQWLSRMWETTGAGIQTVNSLKSEATQDSALFNILDRWIMEGISTAWLV